In a single window of the Pseudomonas entomophila genome:
- the trxA gene encoding thioredoxin produces the protein MSQETPYIFDATDATFQQLVIENSFHKPVLVDFWAEWCAPCKALMPLLAKITEGYQGELLLAKINCDIEQQVVAQFGIRSLPTVVLFKDGQPVDGFAGAQPESAIRAMLEPHVQMPAPPTAAPLEQAKALFAESRFSEAEALLQVLLGEDNSNAEALILYARCLAERGELGEAQVVLDAVKTDEHKAALAGAKAQLTFLRQAASLPEAAELKTRLAQNPQDDEATYQLCIQQLARQQYEAALDGLLKLFQRNRAYENGLPQKALLQVFELLGNEHPLVGVYRRKLSAAMF, from the coding sequence ATGAGCCAGGAAACGCCGTACATCTTCGATGCCACCGATGCCACCTTCCAGCAGCTGGTCATCGAGAACTCCTTCCACAAACCCGTGCTGGTGGACTTCTGGGCCGAGTGGTGCGCGCCCTGCAAGGCGCTGATGCCATTGCTTGCGAAGATCACCGAGGGTTACCAGGGCGAGCTGCTGCTGGCCAAGATCAACTGCGACATCGAGCAACAGGTGGTGGCCCAGTTCGGCATCCGCAGCCTGCCAACCGTGGTGCTGTTCAAGGACGGCCAGCCGGTCGACGGCTTTGCCGGCGCCCAGCCCGAGTCGGCCATCCGCGCCATGCTCGAACCCCATGTGCAGATGCCCGCACCACCAACCGCCGCGCCGCTGGAGCAGGCCAAGGCGCTGTTCGCTGAAAGCCGTTTCAGCGAGGCCGAAGCCCTGCTGCAGGTGCTGCTGGGTGAAGACAACAGCAACGCCGAGGCGCTGATTCTTTACGCCCGCTGCCTGGCCGAACGGGGCGAGCTGGGCGAGGCGCAGGTGGTGCTCGACGCGGTCAAGACCGATGAGCACAAGGCCGCCCTGGCCGGCGCCAAGGCCCAACTGACCTTCCTGCGCCAGGCCGCCAGCCTGCCGGAGGCCGCCGAGCTCAAGACCCGCCTGGCGCAGAACCCGCAGGACGACGAGGCAACCTACCAGCTGTGCATCCAGCAGCTGGCGCGCCAACAGTATGAAGCGGCTTTGGATGGGTTGCTGAAGCTGTTCCAGCGCAATCGCGCTTACGAAAATGGGCTGCCGCAGAAAGCGTTGCTACAGGTGTTCGAGCTGCTGGGCAACGAGCATCCGCTGGTCGGCGTGTACCGTCGCAAGCTCTCGGCGGCGATGTTCTAA
- a CDS encoding class I SAM-dependent methyltransferase, whose amino-acid sequence MAPQALQQALSGLIGEARLVISELPGCALKLWLIDDQNMDRAFSSEETRRILEEPPYWSFCWASGLAMARYLAEHPEWVRGKRVLDFGAGSGIAGIAAAQAGALEVVACDLDPLALDACRANAALNQVELGYSSDFFAEADRFDLILVADVLYDRANLPLLDAFLSRGRQALVADSRVRDFSHPLYRPLGVLDALTLPDLAEPHEFRRVSLYHARREPL is encoded by the coding sequence ATGGCCCCGCAAGCCCTGCAACAGGCCCTGAGCGGCCTGATCGGCGAAGCGCGCCTGGTGATCAGCGAACTGCCCGGCTGCGCCCTGAAACTCTGGCTGATCGACGACCAGAACATGGACCGCGCCTTCAGCAGCGAGGAAACCCGACGCATCCTGGAAGAGCCGCCCTACTGGAGCTTCTGCTGGGCCAGCGGCCTGGCCATGGCCCGCTACCTCGCCGAACACCCGGAATGGGTGCGTGGCAAGCGCGTACTGGACTTCGGCGCGGGCTCCGGCATTGCCGGAATCGCTGCCGCCCAGGCCGGCGCCCTGGAAGTGGTGGCCTGCGACCTCGACCCGTTGGCCCTTGATGCCTGTCGCGCCAACGCCGCGCTGAACCAGGTCGAACTGGGCTACAGCAGCGACTTCTTCGCCGAAGCCGACCGTTTCGACCTGATCCTGGTCGCCGACGTGCTCTACGACCGCGCCAACCTGCCCCTGCTGGACGCGTTCCTCAGCCGTGGCCGCCAGGCACTGGTGGCCGACTCGCGGGTACGCGACTTCAGTCACCCACTTTACCGCCCACTGGGCGTGCTCGATGCGCTGACCCTGCCGGACCTGGCCGAGCCGCACGAATTCCGCCGGGTCAGCCTGTACCACGCCCGCCGCGAGCCTTTATAG
- the nrdR gene encoding transcriptional regulator NrdR, translated as MHCPFCGANDTKVIDSRLVAEGEQVRRRRECVACGERFTTFETAELVLPRLIKQDGTRQPFDEDKLRAGMQRALEKRPVSIERLEAALAHIKSRLRATGEREVKSLVVGEMVMAELRKLDEVAYIRFASVYRRFQDLDEFREEIDRLAREPAKE; from the coding sequence ATGCACTGTCCGTTTTGCGGTGCCAACGACACCAAGGTCATCGACTCTCGTCTTGTCGCCGAGGGCGAGCAAGTGCGCCGCCGACGCGAGTGCGTCGCCTGCGGCGAGCGCTTCACCACCTTCGAGACCGCCGAACTGGTCCTGCCCCGGCTGATCAAGCAGGATGGCACGCGCCAGCCCTTCGACGAAGACAAGCTGCGCGCCGGCATGCAACGGGCGCTGGAGAAGCGCCCGGTCAGCATCGAGCGCCTGGAAGCGGCGTTGGCCCATATCAAGAGCCGGCTGCGTGCCACCGGCGAGCGCGAGGTGAAGTCGCTGGTGGTGGGTGAAATGGTGATGGCCGAGCTGCGCAAGCTAGACGAAGTCGCCTACATCCGCTTCGCCTCGGTCTACCGACGCTTCCAGGACCTCGACGAGTTCCGCGAAGAAATCGACCGCCTGGCCCGCGAGCCGGCTAAAGAGTAA
- the ribD gene encoding bifunctional diaminohydroxyphosphoribosylaminopyrimidine deaminase/5-amino-6-(5-phosphoribosylamino)uracil reductase RibD, with protein sequence MSSQAILDAHYMARAVELARKGLYTTHPNPRVGCVIVRDGEVVGEGWHVRAGEPHAEVHALRQAGERARGACAYVTLEPCSHHGRTPPCAEALVKAGVARVVAAMQDPNPQVAGNGLRRLREAGIEVASGVLEAEARALNPGFLKRMEQGRPFVRAKLAMSLDGRTAMASGESQWITGPAARAAVQRLRARSSVVLTSAQSVLQDNARMTVRGEELGLDNELTALALSRPPLRVLVDGRLRLPLDAPFFQAGPALVVTAAGDDPRYAAAGHELLNLPGNDGQVDLPALLRCLAERGVNDILLEAGAGLVGAFARQGLVDEFQLFVAGTFLGSEARPLLDWPLSKMSEAPRLKITEMRAVGDDWRVTAIPLPAPGV encoded by the coding sequence ATGTCCAGCCAAGCCATTCTCGACGCTCATTACATGGCCCGGGCCGTGGAACTGGCCCGCAAGGGCCTCTACACGACCCACCCCAACCCACGCGTCGGTTGCGTGATCGTGCGCGATGGCGAGGTGGTCGGCGAAGGCTGGCATGTGCGCGCCGGCGAGCCCCACGCCGAGGTGCATGCCCTGCGCCAGGCTGGTGAGCGTGCCCGTGGCGCCTGTGCCTATGTCACCCTCGAACCGTGCAGCCACCACGGCCGCACGCCGCCGTGCGCCGAGGCGCTGGTCAAGGCCGGGGTGGCGCGGGTGGTGGCCGCCATGCAGGACCCCAATCCACAAGTCGCGGGTAATGGCCTGCGGCGCCTGCGCGAGGCCGGCATCGAGGTGGCCAGCGGCGTGCTCGAAGCCGAGGCGCGGGCGCTGAACCCCGGCTTCCTGAAACGCATGGAGCAAGGCCGGCCGTTCGTTCGTGCCAAGCTGGCCATGAGCCTGGATGGCCGCACCGCCATGGCCAGCGGCGAGAGCCAGTGGATCACCGGCCCCGCCGCCCGTGCCGCGGTGCAGCGCCTGCGCGCCCGCTCCAGCGTGGTGCTGACCAGCGCCCAGAGCGTATTGCAGGACAACGCCCGGATGACGGTGCGCGGCGAGGAGCTCGGGCTGGACAACGAACTCACCGCCCTGGCCCTGTCGCGCCCGCCGCTGCGGGTGCTGGTCGACGGGCGCCTGCGCCTGCCGCTGGACGCACCCTTCTTCCAGGCCGGCCCGGCGCTGGTGGTCACCGCCGCAGGCGATGATCCGCGCTACGCCGCTGCCGGCCATGAACTGCTCAACCTGCCGGGCAACGACGGCCAGGTCGACCTGCCTGCGCTGCTGCGCTGCCTGGCCGAGCGCGGTGTCAACGACATCTTGCTGGAGGCTGGCGCCGGCCTGGTCGGCGCCTTCGCCCGCCAAGGCCTGGTCGACGAGTTCCAGCTGTTCGTCGCCGGCACCTTCCTTGGTTCCGAGGCCCGCCCGCTGCTGGACTGGCCATTGTCGAAAATGAGCGAGGCGCCACGGCTGAAAATCACCGAAATGCGCGCGGTCGGCGATGACTGGCGAGTCACTGCCATCCCCTTGCCGGCCCCCGGCGTATAA
- a CDS encoding riboflavin synthase — MFTGIIESIGTIRSMTPKGGDVRVYVETGKLDLGDVKLGDSIAVNGVCLTAVELPGDGFWADVSVETLKRTAMVDLKSGSRVNLEKALTPTTRLGGHLVSGHVDGVGEIVSRSDNARAIQFRVRAPKELAKYIAHKGSITVDGTSLTVNEVDGAEFELTIVPHTLSETIMADYRAGRRVNLEVDLLARYLERLLLGDKAAEPSKGSGITESFLAANGFLKS, encoded by the coding sequence ATGTTCACCGGCATCATCGAATCCATCGGCACCATCCGCAGCATGACCCCCAAGGGCGGTGACGTGCGCGTCTACGTGGAAACCGGCAAGCTCGACCTGGGCGACGTCAAGCTGGGCGACAGCATCGCCGTCAACGGCGTGTGCCTGACCGCCGTCGAACTGCCCGGCGACGGCTTCTGGGCAGACGTCAGCGTCGAAACGCTAAAGCGTACCGCCATGGTCGACCTCAAGAGCGGCAGCCGGGTCAACCTGGAAAAGGCCCTGACCCCCACCACCCGCCTGGGCGGCCACCTGGTCAGCGGCCACGTCGACGGTGTCGGCGAGATCGTCTCGCGTAGCGATAACGCCCGTGCCATCCAGTTCCGCGTGCGCGCCCCGAAAGAGCTGGCCAAGTACATCGCCCACAAGGGCTCGATCACCGTCGACGGCACCAGCCTGACGGTCAACGAAGTCGATGGCGCCGAGTTCGAGCTGACCATCGTCCCGCACACCCTGTCCGAAACCATCATGGCCGACTACCGCGCAGGGCGTCGGGTGAACCTTGAGGTCGACCTGCTGGCCCGCTATCTAGAGCGCCTGCTGCTGGGCGACAAGGCCGCCGAACCGAGCAAGGGCAGTGGCATCACCGAAAGCTTCCTGGCCGCCAACGGCTTCTTGAAATCCTGA
- the ribBA gene encoding bifunctional 3,4-dihydroxy-2-butanone-4-phosphate synthase/GTP cyclohydrolase II, with amino-acid sequence MALNSIEELVEDIRQGKMVILMDDEDRENEGDIIMAAECCLPEHINFMAKHARGLICMPMTRERCETLKLPLMAPRNGSGFGTKFTVSIEAAEGVTTGISAADRARTVQAAAAKDAKAEDIVSPGHIFPLMAQPGGTLARAGHTEAACDLARMAGFEPSGVICEVMNDDGTMSRRAELEVFAAEHNLKIGTIADLIHYRMIHERTVQRVSEQPLDSELGQFNLVTYRDAVEGDVHMALTLGKICADEPTLVRVHNMDPLRDLLMVKQPGRWSLRAAMAAVAEAGSGVVLLLGHPLDGDVLLAHIRESAGDAQPKAPTTYSTVGAGSQILRDLGVRKMRLMSSPMKFNAISGFDLEVVEYVPSE; translated from the coding sequence GTGGCGCTCAACAGCATCGAAGAACTGGTCGAAGACATCCGCCAGGGCAAAATGGTCATCCTCATGGATGACGAAGACCGCGAGAACGAAGGCGACATCATCATGGCAGCCGAATGCTGCCTGCCCGAGCACATCAATTTCATGGCCAAGCACGCCCGTGGCCTGATCTGCATGCCCATGACCCGCGAGCGCTGCGAAACGCTCAAGCTGCCGCTGATGGCGCCGCGCAACGGTTCCGGCTTCGGCACCAAGTTCACCGTGTCGATCGAGGCCGCCGAAGGCGTCACCACCGGCATCTCCGCCGCTGACCGCGCCCGCACCGTGCAAGCCGCCGCTGCCAAAGACGCCAAGGCCGAGGACATCGTCAGCCCCGGCCACATCTTCCCGCTGATGGCCCAGCCGGGCGGCACGCTGGCCCGCGCCGGCCACACCGAGGCCGCCTGCGACCTGGCGCGCATGGCCGGTTTCGAGCCCAGCGGCGTGATCTGCGAAGTGATGAACGACGACGGCACCATGTCGCGCCGCGCCGAGCTGGAAGTGTTTGCCGCCGAACACAACCTCAAGATCGGCACCATCGCCGACCTGATCCACTACCGCATGATCCATGAGCGCACCGTGCAGCGCGTCTCCGAGCAGCCGCTGGACAGCGAGCTGGGCCAGTTCAACCTGGTCACCTACCGCGACGCGGTGGAAGGCGACGTGCACATGGCCCTGACGCTGGGCAAGATCTGCGCCGACGAACCGACGCTGGTGCGCGTGCACAACATGGACCCGCTGCGCGACCTGCTGATGGTCAAGCAACCGGGCCGCTGGAGCCTGCGCGCCGCCATGGCTGCCGTGGCCGAGGCCGGCAGCGGCGTGGTGCTGCTGCTGGGCCACCCGCTGGACGGCGACGTGCTGCTGGCGCACATCCGCGAGAGCGCGGGCGATGCGCAGCCCAAGGCACCCACCACCTACAGCACCGTCGGTGCCGGTTCGCAGATCCTGCGCGACCTCGGCGTGCGCAAGATGCGCCTGATGAGTTCGCCGATGAAATTCAATGCGATATCCGGATTCGATCTGGAAGTTGTAGAATACGTGCCCTCCGAGTGA
- the ribH gene encoding 6,7-dimethyl-8-ribityllumazine synthase — protein MTLKTIEGTFIAPKGRYALVVGRFNSFVVESLVSGAVDALVRHGVSESDITIIRAPGAFEIPLVAQKVAQQGAYDAIIALGAVIRGGTPHFEYVAGECTKGLAQVSMEFGVPVAFGVLTVDSIEQAIERSGTKAGNKGAEAALSALEMVSLLAQLEAK, from the coding sequence ATGACCCTGAAGACCATCGAAGGTACCTTCATCGCCCCCAAAGGTCGCTATGCTTTGGTGGTTGGCCGCTTCAACAGCTTCGTCGTCGAAAGCCTGGTTAGCGGCGCAGTCGATGCCCTGGTACGCCACGGCGTCAGCGAAAGCGACATCACCATCATCCGTGCCCCGGGCGCGTTCGAAATCCCGCTGGTGGCACAGAAAGTCGCCCAGCAAGGCGCTTACGACGCGATCATCGCCCTGGGCGCAGTGATCCGTGGCGGTACCCCGCACTTCGAATACGTGGCGGGCGAGTGCACCAAGGGCCTGGCCCAGGTGTCCATGGAGTTCGGTGTTCCGGTGGCTTTCGGCGTACTGACCGTCGACTCCATCGAGCAAGCCATCGAGCGTTCCGGCACCAAGGCTGGCAACAAAGGTGCCGAAGCGGCCCTGTCCGCCCTGGAAATGGTCAGCCTGCTGGCGCAGTTGGAGGCCAAGTGA
- the nusB gene encoding transcription antitermination factor NusB codes for MISDESDRFNPRDPKPADAGKPSKSAKRREARKLATQALYQWHMAKHSLNEVEAQFRVDNDFSDVDGAYFREILHGVPAKKVEIDEALKPCLDTPLEELDPVELSVLRLSAWEFMMRADVPYRVVINEGVELAKVFGATDGHKFVNGVLDKLAPRLREAEVRANKR; via the coding sequence GTGATTAGCGACGAAAGCGATCGTTTCAACCCGCGCGATCCAAAACCTGCGGATGCCGGCAAGCCCTCGAAGAGCGCCAAGCGTCGCGAAGCCCGCAAGCTCGCCACGCAAGCCCTCTACCAGTGGCACATGGCCAAGCACTCGCTGAACGAAGTGGAAGCGCAGTTCCGGGTCGATAACGATTTCTCCGATGTCGACGGCGCCTACTTCCGCGAGATCCTGCACGGGGTCCCGGCGAAGAAGGTCGAGATCGACGAGGCCCTGAAGCCTTGCCTGGATACGCCACTGGAAGAACTCGACCCGGTCGAGTTGTCCGTGCTGCGCCTGTCCGCCTGGGAATTCATGATGCGCGCCGACGTGCCGTACCGCGTGGTGATCAACGAAGGTGTGGAGCTGGCGAAAGTCTTCGGCGCTACCGACGGGCACAAGTTCGTCAACGGCGTGCTGGACAAGCTGGCTCCACGTCTGCGTGAAGCGGAAGTCCGGGCGAACAAGCGCTGA
- the thiL gene encoding thiamine-phosphate kinase produces the protein MGEFELISHYFAAAPCAQGGEGVALGIGDDCALLALPAGEQLAVSTDTLVAGVHFPAICDPLLLGQRSLAVAASDLAAMGATPIGFTLALTLPEVGPDWLAGYADGLGRMAQRCSMALIGGDTTRGPLSITVTVFGRVPAGQALRRSGARPGDLLCVGGFLGNAAGALPLVLGEREAANDVAAPLLAHYWSPLPQLQLGERLRGLATAALDISDGLLADCGHIAKASGVALEVNLAQLPVSAPLQAFLGREAALHAALTGGDDYVLAFTLPECALSSLADQVHVIGRVLEGQGVTLRDPQGQDITPAQRGYQHFRETP, from the coding sequence ATGGGTGAGTTCGAGCTGATCAGCCACTACTTCGCCGCCGCGCCCTGTGCGCAGGGCGGCGAGGGCGTGGCCCTGGGTATCGGCGACGACTGCGCCCTGCTGGCGCTTCCCGCTGGCGAGCAGCTGGCGGTTTCCACCGACACGCTCGTGGCCGGCGTGCACTTCCCCGCAATCTGCGACCCCTTGCTGCTCGGCCAGCGCTCGCTTGCCGTGGCGGCCAGCGACCTCGCAGCCATGGGCGCCACGCCCATCGGCTTCACCCTGGCCCTCACGCTGCCCGAAGTCGGCCCCGACTGGCTCGCGGGTTATGCCGACGGCCTTGGTCGTATGGCCCAGCGTTGCAGTATGGCGCTGATCGGTGGCGATACCACCCGTGGCCCGTTGAGCATCACCGTGACCGTGTTCGGCCGCGTGCCGGCGGGCCAAGCGCTGCGTCGCAGTGGCGCACGGCCGGGCGACCTGTTGTGCGTCGGTGGTTTTCTGGGTAATGCGGCGGGCGCCTTGCCGTTGGTGCTGGGTGAGCGCGAGGCGGCTAATGATGTGGCCGCGCCGCTGCTGGCGCACTACTGGTCGCCGCTGCCACAACTACAGTTGGGCGAGCGCCTGCGTGGCCTGGCCACGGCGGCACTGGACATCTCCGATGGGTTGCTGGCCGACTGCGGGCATATCGCCAAGGCGTCCGGCGTGGCGCTGGAGGTGAACCTGGCGCAGCTTCCCGTGTCTGCTCCTTTGCAGGCGTTTCTTGGCCGTGAGGCGGCATTGCATGCGGCGCTCACCGGTGGCGACGACTACGTACTGGCGTTCACCCTGCCGGAATGCGCACTTTCTTCACTGGCCGACCAGGTGCACGTCATTGGCCGTGTGCTGGAGGGGCAGGGTGTGACCCTGCGTGACCCGCAGGGCCAGGACATCACCCCCGCGCAGCGGGGCTATCAACATTTCAGGGAGACACCGTGA
- a CDS encoding phosphatidylglycerophosphatase A family protein encodes MTDHPNQVPAEFVPPSVWRNPWHFIAFGFGSGTLPKAPGTWGSLVALPFIPLWQMLPDWGYWLLLGISMLFGVWLCGKVANDLRVHDHEGIVWDEIVGMWITLWLVPEGWQWLLAGFLMFRFFDILKPWPIRWIDRHVHGGFGIMLDDILAGVFAWLGMQVLVWAVA; translated from the coding sequence GTGACCGACCACCCCAACCAGGTGCCTGCGGAGTTCGTTCCGCCTTCGGTCTGGCGCAACCCGTGGCACTTCATCGCCTTCGGTTTCGGCTCTGGTACCTTGCCCAAGGCCCCCGGTACCTGGGGTTCGCTGGTAGCCCTGCCGTTCATCCCGCTGTGGCAGATGCTGCCCGACTGGGGCTATTGGCTGCTGCTGGGCATCAGCATGTTGTTTGGTGTGTGGCTGTGCGGCAAGGTGGCCAACGACTTGCGCGTCCACGACCACGAGGGCATCGTCTGGGACGAGATCGTCGGCATGTGGATCACCCTGTGGCTGGTGCCGGAGGGCTGGCAGTGGCTGCTGGCGGGGTTCCTGATGTTCCGCTTCTTCGACATCCTCAAACCCTGGCCGATCCGCTGGATCGATCGGCATGTGCATGGTGGCTTCGGGATCATGCTCGACGATATCCTGGCCGGTGTGTTCGCCTGGCTGGGCATGCAGGTGCTGGTGTGGGCGGTGGCCTGA
- a CDS encoding substrate-binding periplasmic protein, whose product MRFRTVLLAVMLLVAGSGAMAREAPTQVRLVSEEWLDYTNKDGTGLAWDVMRKVFEPAGVKLKPQSAPYSRAVGLVKRGEADAWVGSYKEENPNNLYPRWHFDMDHIYALGLASKPAPTLDNIGQFRLAWVRGYDYGSYLPNARNFREIQRREGILPMLEHDRVDFYIDAETEVNYVLGQAPDPKQFKLTHVAELPLYLAFADSEQGKALRDLFDRRMEVLVRSGELKPIFEHWKQPYPFASNSQPH is encoded by the coding sequence ATGAGGTTCAGGACTGTATTGCTGGCAGTGATGCTGCTCGTCGCGGGCTCCGGCGCCATGGCCCGGGAGGCGCCGACGCAGGTGCGCCTGGTCAGCGAGGAATGGCTCGACTACACCAACAAGGATGGCACCGGGCTGGCCTGGGACGTGATGCGCAAGGTGTTCGAACCGGCCGGCGTCAAGCTCAAGCCACAGAGCGCGCCCTACAGCCGCGCGGTGGGCCTGGTCAAGCGTGGCGAGGCGGATGCCTGGGTGGGCTCCTACAAGGAGGAGAACCCCAATAACCTCTACCCGCGCTGGCACTTCGACATGGATCATATCTATGCCCTGGGCCTGGCCAGCAAGCCGGCGCCCACCCTCGACAACATCGGTCAGTTCCGCCTGGCCTGGGTGCGCGGCTACGACTACGGCAGCTACTTGCCCAATGCCAGGAATTTCCGCGAGATCCAGCGCCGCGAGGGCATCCTGCCGATGCTCGAGCATGACCGGGTGGATTTCTATATCGATGCCGAGACCGAGGTGAACTACGTGCTCGGCCAGGCACCCGACCCCAAGCAGTTCAAGCTCACCCACGTGGCCGAGCTGCCGTTGTACCTGGCGTTCGCCGACAGCGAACAGGGCAAGGCCCTGCGTGACCTGTTCGACCGGCGCATGGAGGTGCTGGTGCGCAGCGGCGAGCTGAAGCCGATCTTCGAGCACTGGAAGCAGCCCTATCCGTTCGCCAGCAATAGCCAGCCTCACTAG
- the ribA gene encoding GTP cyclohydrolase II codes for MPVVFVAASKLPTPFAIFTMHGFLDEATGREHVVLSLGDIADGEPVLGRLHSECLTGDALFSQRCDCGSQLEAALQAIAREGRGVLLYLRQEGRGIGLLNKIRAYELQDGGADTVEANERLGFAADQRDYAMCLPMLEHLGVKSLRLMTNNPRKVKALTDMGIKVAERVPLHTGHNPHNRLYLATKADKLGHMMGNKHQGEVPQA; via the coding sequence GTGCCCGTCGTCTTTGTCGCCGCCTCCAAACTCCCGACTCCCTTTGCGATCTTCACCATGCATGGTTTCCTCGACGAAGCCACCGGCCGTGAGCACGTGGTGCTCAGCCTGGGTGACATCGCGGACGGTGAGCCGGTGCTGGGGCGCCTGCACTCCGAGTGCCTGACCGGCGATGCTCTGTTCAGCCAGCGTTGCGACTGCGGCTCGCAACTGGAGGCCGCGCTGCAGGCCATCGCCCGCGAAGGCCGTGGCGTGCTGCTGTACCTGCGCCAGGAAGGTCGTGGCATTGGCCTGCTGAACAAAATCCGCGCCTACGAGCTGCAGGACGGCGGCGCCGACACCGTCGAGGCCAACGAGCGCCTGGGCTTTGCCGCCGACCAGCGTGACTACGCCATGTGCCTGCCCATGCTCGAGCACCTGGGGGTGAAATCGCTGCGCCTGATGACCAACAACCCGCGCAAGGTCAAGGCGCTGACCGACATGGGCATCAAGGTCGCCGAGCGCGTGCCGCTGCACACCGGCCACAACCCGCATAACCGCCTGTACCTGGCCACCAAGGCCGACAAGCTTGGCCACATGATGGGCAACAAGCACCAGGGCGAGGTGCCCCAGGCGTGA
- a CDS encoding MFS transporter produces the protein MTRGEVKRRLALAWWQYLAMGLVPLPVMAWAFGGSEPLIPVLAMPLFIAGAATMFLSLPRFGTYKRALIATDKQLGTPEEPGAWIELARVRRLAMLFACFPAWVAALSVLVGLEAVPQILLALSTVVILYLYHIPRQLG, from the coding sequence GTGACCCGCGGCGAGGTGAAGCGCCGGCTGGCCCTGGCCTGGTGGCAGTACCTGGCCATGGGCCTGGTGCCGTTGCCGGTGATGGCCTGGGCGTTTGGTGGTAGCGAACCGCTGATCCCGGTGCTGGCCATGCCATTGTTCATCGCCGGGGCTGCGACCATGTTCCTCAGCCTGCCACGCTTCGGCACTTACAAGCGGGCATTGATCGCCACCGACAAGCAACTGGGCACGCCGGAAGAGCCCGGCGCCTGGATCGAGCTGGCGCGGGTGAGGCGCCTGGCCATGCTGTTCGCCTGTTTCCCCGCTTGGGTGGCTGCGCTGTCGGTGCTGGTGGGGCTCGAAGCGGTGCCACAGATCCTGCTGGCGTTGTCTACCGTGGTGATCCTGTACCTCTACCACATTCCGCGTCAGTTGGGCTGA
- a CDS encoding cobalamin-binding protein: MRALLAGIALLCCGALAEAQPRVVSLAPSMTEIVLELEAGDLLVGVLDGGERPQALASLPSVGRHGQLDMERLLSLKPDLLLLWPGSVAPAQRDQLRRLGIDTFSGEPGDLDQLIEQIEAIAQRIGRDEQGHAYATSLRERLHGLREHYRREVPLRVFYQVWDKPLYTLGGRQVVSDALRVCGARNVFDDLTQPAPQVSVESVLLRDPEVILAGDPAQLASWRRWPQLSAVKGGRLLVVPDKGLERPSGQMIEATARLCALLEARAPVSR, encoded by the coding sequence ATGCGGGCGTTGCTCGCCGGTATCGCGCTGCTGTGCTGCGGCGCCTTGGCCGAAGCACAGCCACGTGTGGTCAGCTTGGCGCCGTCGATGACCGAGATCGTCCTTGAGCTGGAGGCCGGCGACCTGCTGGTCGGCGTGCTCGATGGCGGCGAGCGTCCGCAGGCGCTGGCCAGTCTTCCCTCCGTCGGCCGTCATGGCCAGCTGGATATGGAACGCCTGCTCAGTCTCAAGCCCGACCTGCTTCTGCTCTGGCCCGGGAGCGTGGCTCCTGCCCAGCGTGACCAGCTCAGGCGCCTGGGAATCGACACGTTCAGCGGCGAACCCGGCGACCTCGACCAGTTGATCGAGCAGATCGAAGCCATCGCCCAGCGCATCGGCCGTGACGAGCAAGGTCACGCCTATGCCACCAGTTTGCGTGAGCGGCTGCATGGGCTGCGGGAACATTACCGGCGTGAAGTGCCATTGCGGGTGTTCTACCAGGTCTGGGACAAGCCGCTGTACACCCTGGGTGGGCGTCAGGTGGTCAGTGATGCCTTGCGTGTCTGTGGGGCGCGCAATGTGTTTGATGACCTGACCCAGCCAGCGCCGCAAGTCAGTGTGGAGTCGGTGCTGCTGCGCGACCCTGAGGTGATCCTGGCGGGTGATCCGGCGCAACTGGCCAGTTGGCGCCGCTGGCCGCAGTTGAGCGCCGTTAAGGGTGGACGCTTGCTGGTGGTGCCGGACAAGGGGCTTGAGCGGCCCAGCGGGCAGATGATCGAGGCCACCGCCCGCCTGTGCGCGTTGCTCGAGGCTAGAGCGCCGGTGTCCAGGTAA